In Glandiceps talaboti chromosome 14, keGlaTala1.1, whole genome shotgun sequence, a single genomic region encodes these proteins:
- the LOC144445327 gene encoding ficolin-2-like has translation MVRCEFDDDGTGWLLVLRRLSDMMPFARTQYGYKRGFGDLSMTGEYWWGNEAMYLLTNGPRTYELRVDLIDTNSRFAYVRYASFLIENELQSYTLRLGEYFGGEGGADEALSFYNGQPFGPKHSGEPSYMWWFRPTILYDDCWLTGIYPTYVRWPYSGIGRGHNYAAMKLRPAENVS, from the coding sequence ATGGTACGATGTGAATTTGATGACGATGGTACAGGATGGCTACTTGTGCTGCGCCGACTCTCTGACATGATGCCATTCGCCCGAACACAGTATGGATATAAACGTGGATTTGGTGACCTATCAATGACTGGTGAATATTGGTGGGGAAATGAGGCAATGTATTTATTGACGAATGGGCCACGAACTTATGAATTGCGAGTAGATCTTATCGATACGAATTCCAGATTTGCTTACGTTAGATACGCTTCCTTTCTCATTGAAAACGAACTCCAGAGCTACACCCTGAGATTGGGAGAGTACTTTGGAGGAGAGGGTGGAGCTGACGAGGCTTTGTCGTTTTACAACGGCCAGCCATTTGGCCCTAAACATTCAGGAGAACCATCCTATATGTGGTGGTTTAGGCCGACTATATTGTATGACGACTGTTGGCTTACAGGAATATACCCTACTTATGTCAGGTGGCCTTATTCTGGAATTGGGCGCGGACACAATTATGCTGCGATGAAATTGCGCCCCGCTGAAAATGTAAGCTAA
- the LOC144445328 gene encoding ficolin-1-like, producing MVNLFSSVILYSAVVILTTYAQRYYDCQDVYDDGNLLGGTYEIWPFLSPTPLVVFCDMNAVTGHAWTVIQRRIDGSEDFRRDWEEYRFGFGNAMSEHWLGNDNIHYLTTANGGPSKQYVLRIELTDWYGNSAYAEYSGFRIGQGYDNYPLVLDTFLGGTAGDSLSILNGIEFLAYGDTNIEHIRGGWWLPNGKCPVSNLNGAYVPVNYLDYASLNGIMWETWRGPYVSYKVAVIKVRPELSSENEAFLRQEDLYTLLNYFKVAI from the exons ATGGTTAATCTGTTTAGTTCTGTGATACTCTATTCAGCGGTAGTGATATTGACTACGTATGCGCAGCGTTATTACG ATTGCCAAGATGTCTATGATGATGGGAACCTTTTAGGTGGAACCTACGAAATATGGCCTTTCCTGTCTCCAACTCCACTTGTTGTTTTCTGTGATATGAATGCAGTTACTGGCCATGCTTGGACTGTAATACAAAGACGGATCGATGGTTCGGAAGACTTTCGTCGTGATTGGGAGGAATACAGATTTGGTTTCGGTAACGCCATGAGTGAACACTGGCTCGGCAATGACAACATACACTACCTGACTACAGCGAACGGTGGGCCTAGTAAACAGTATGTGCTGCGAATCGAATTGACTGACTGGTATGGTAATTCTGCGTATGCCGAATACTCTGGGTTTAGAATTGGGCAAGGATATGACAACTATCCTCTAGTACTTGATACATTTCTCGGAGGAACAGCCGGAGACTCCTTGAGCATACTCAACGGGATCGAATTTTTAGCATATGGTGACacaaatattgaacacataAGGGGTGGTTGGTGGTTACCTAATGGAAAATGTCCTGTATCAAATTTGAATGGAGCGTATGTCCCTGTAAACTACCTTGACTATGCTAGTCTAAACGGGATAATGTGGGAAACATGGAGGGGACCATATGTGTCCTATAAAGTAGCTGTGATAAAAGTGAGACCTGAATTATCGTCAGAAAACGAAGCCTTCTTACGGCAAGAAGACCTTTATACTCTCCTGAACTATTTCAAG GTTGCAATCTAG